TTAGAGCTATTGTAAAAGAAGAGATGGATGAGGCTGGTGCAAATGAAGTTCAATTTGGTTTTGTAACACCTTTATCATTATGGCAAGAATCAGGGCGAGCTACAACTATGGGAGCAGAAATGCTTCGATTTAAAGATAGAAAAAATGGTGAGTTTGTATTAAGTCCAACAAATGAAGAAGCTGTTGTAAATATGGTAAAAAATAGAATTACTTCATATAAAGATTTACCAGTTCACCTTTATCAAATAAATACAAAATTTAGAGATGAAGCACGTCCACGATTTGGACTTATGAGAGGAAGAGAATTCTTGATGAAAGATGGATATTCTTTCCACGCTAACGAAGAGGATTTGGTTCGAGAATTTAATCTTATGGAAGCAACTTATAAAAAAATTTATACAAAATTAGGTTTAGATTTTAGAGTTGTTGCAGCAGATTCTGGAGCAATTGGTGGAAGTGGTTCAAAAGAATTTCACGTAATTGCAGATTCAGGTGAAGATACAATAGTTATTTGTGATTCTTGTGATTATGGTGCAAATATTGAAGCAGCGACAAGAAAACCAAGACATTTTACAGCTTGGTTTGAAAATACAAACACACCAGCTTCAATGGAAAAAGTTTTAACACAAGATTTAAAAACTATTGAAGAAGTTTCAAACTTTTTAAGTATCTCAAAAGCTCAAACAATCAAAGCAGTTATTAAAAGAGCAATTTTTGAAGATAAAACTCAAATAGTTGTATTTTTTGTAAGAGGTGATGACGAACTTGAAGAGACAAAAGCTTGTAACGCTGTTAATGCTTTAGAATTAACTGATGCAACAGAGGATGATATAAAAGAGGCTGGATTAGTTGCAGGTTATTGTGGACCTTTTAATCTTCCTTCAAATATAAATTTTGTTGTTGATTTAGAACTTAAAGATGAAGTTGGACTTGCTTGTGGAGCTAATGAAGAGAATTACCATTTAGTAAATACAGATTTATCAACTCTAAAAGATGTAAAATATTTTGATTTAGTTGCAGTTCAAGAGGGAGATATTTGTGCTTGTTGTGGTGGAAAATTAACATACACTAAAGGAATTGAAGCAGGGCATATTTTCCAATTAGGGACTAAATATTCTGCTGCTATGAATGCAAACTTTTTAGATGAAAATGGAAAAGCAAAACCATTTGTTATGGGATGTTATGGAATTGGAGTTTCAAGACTTGTTGCTGCTGTAATTGAGCAAAACCATGATGATAAAGGTTGTATCTGGACAAAAGCAACAGCACCATTTATGGTTGACATTATTGTTTCAAACTCTAAAAAAGAGGATGAAGCACAAGTTGGAGAAGAACTTTACAACAAGCTAAAACACGCTGGAATTAGTACAATTTTAGATGATAGAATAAATGCTAGATTTGGTTTTAAAATGAGCGATTTTGAACTTTTAGGTTTTCCTTATGCAGTTGTAATTGGAAAAAAATTAGCTGAAGGTTTTGTAGAAATCGTTGATAGAAAAACATTAGAAAAAATAGATGTAAAAGTTGAAGATGTTTTAGGAAAAATAATCGAATTAACTAAGTAAGGAGTTAAATTTGGAAAAAGAATTAGAAAAAAATATTGAAGTAATAACAAAGGATATAAAATCATATATTCCTGATAATATTGTTGAGATAGTTGCTAGTTATGCTTTTTCATTATTAATGGCTCTTTTAATATTTGTTATTGGGAAATGGGCTGTAAATAAAATAGTTAAATTACTTGGAAAAGTACTTAGAAAAGTAAAAGGAATGGATGAAACTCTAATAAAATTTTTAGAGAATATTGTTTATTACGCTTTAATGATAGTTGTTATTTTAACTGCACTTGGAAAGCTTGGAGTTGAAACTACATCTTTTTTAGCTATTTTAGGAGCAGCTGGTCTTGCTATTGGTTTAGCTCTAAAAGATTCTCTTGGAAACTTTGCTTCAGGAGTTATGATAATTTTATTTAAACCATTTAAAGTTGGTGATTTTGTAACTGCTGGTGGAGTTACAGGAAGTGTAAGTGAAGTAGGAATCTTTAACTCTGTTTTTATAACAGGAGATAATCAAAAAATTATTGTACCAAATAGTGCAATTACAAGTAGTTCTATTACAAATGTAAATGCTTTTGATACAAGAAGAGTTGATTTAGTTGTTGGAATTTCTTATGATGATGATATTAAAAAAGCAAAAGAGATTTTAACAAATATTTTAAATTCAAATGAAAAAGTTTTAATTGAAAAAGGTATAACAGTTGCCGTTTCAGAACTTGCTGATTCTTCTGTAAATTTTGTGGTACGTGCTTGGGTTAATACATCTGATTATTGGGATGTAAAATTTGGATTAACTGAATCTATTAAAACAACATTTGATAAAGAAGGAATCACAATTCCTTATCCACAACAAGATGTTTACCATCACAACAAAGATTAATATACCT
The genomic region above belongs to Arcobacter ellisii and contains:
- a CDS encoding mechanosensitive ion channel family protein; protein product: MEKELEKNIEVITKDIKSYIPDNIVEIVASYAFSLLMALLIFVIGKWAVNKIVKLLGKVLRKVKGMDETLIKFLENIVYYALMIVVILTALGKLGVETTSFLAILGAAGLAIGLALKDSLGNFASGVMIILFKPFKVGDFVTAGGVTGSVSEVGIFNSVFITGDNQKIIVPNSAITSSSITNVNAFDTRRVDLVVGISYDDDIKKAKEILTNILNSNEKVLIEKGITVAVSELADSSVNFVVRAWVNTSDYWDVKFGLTESIKTTFDKEGITIPYPQQDVYHHNKD
- a CDS encoding proline--tRNA ligase, with translation MKFSKMFIPTTKETPNDATLPSHQYLVRGGFIAQTGAGIYDFMPLGKIVLEKIRAIVKEEMDEAGANEVQFGFVTPLSLWQESGRATTMGAEMLRFKDRKNGEFVLSPTNEEAVVNMVKNRITSYKDLPVHLYQINTKFRDEARPRFGLMRGREFLMKDGYSFHANEEDLVREFNLMEATYKKIYTKLGLDFRVVAADSGAIGGSGSKEFHVIADSGEDTIVICDSCDYGANIEAATRKPRHFTAWFENTNTPASMEKVLTQDLKTIEEVSNFLSISKAQTIKAVIKRAIFEDKTQIVVFFVRGDDELEETKACNAVNALELTDATEDDIKEAGLVAGYCGPFNLPSNINFVVDLELKDEVGLACGANEENYHLVNTDLSTLKDVKYFDLVAVQEGDICACCGGKLTYTKGIEAGHIFQLGTKYSAAMNANFLDENGKAKPFVMGCYGIGVSRLVAAVIEQNHDDKGCIWTKATAPFMVDIIVSNSKKEDEAQVGEELYNKLKHAGISTILDDRINARFGFKMSDFELLGFPYAVVIGKKLAEGFVEIVDRKTLEKIDVKVEDVLGKIIELTK